A genomic region of Gemmata massiliana contains the following coding sequences:
- a CDS encoding ArsR/SmtB family transcription factor, translating to MTEFAEARKVAALLAAVAEPTRLRVLWQLAKGPQHVGKLADLVDIKMVNMSHHLGVMRQAGVLEDEKDGRQVIYRLRPDVFIPGTTPDVLGVLTLGSFRVVMRAKPEAPPVSINTKTRRKTAKK from the coding sequence ATGACCGAGTTTGCAGAAGCTCGCAAAGTGGCCGCGTTGCTCGCTGCCGTGGCCGAGCCGACCCGCTTGCGCGTCCTGTGGCAATTAGCCAAAGGCCCCCAGCACGTGGGCAAACTTGCGGACCTCGTCGACATCAAGATGGTGAACATGTCGCACCACCTGGGCGTGATGCGCCAGGCCGGGGTGCTGGAAGACGAGAAGGACGGGCGCCAGGTGATCTACCGGCTGCGCCCGGACGTGTTCATCCCCGGCACGACCCCGGACGTGCTCGGCGTGCTGACGCTCGGGAGCTTCCGCGTGGTGATGCGGGCCAAGCCCGAAGCCCCGCCGGTATCGATCAACACCAAGACCCGCCGGAAGACCGCGAAGAAATAA